One stretch of Kluyveromyces marxianus DMKU3-1042 DNA, complete genome, chromosome 8 DNA includes these proteins:
- the YPT7 gene encoding Rab family GTPase YPT7 has product MSRKKNILKVIILGDSGVGKTSLMHRYVNDKYSQQYKATIGADFLTKEVIVNDDKVATMQVWDTAGQERFQSLGVAFYRGADCCVLVYDVTNAKSFDNIKSWRDEFLVHANVSSPETFPFVILANKVDVEESKKVVSSRSAQELAKSLGNVPLFFTSAKDAINVQDAFEEIARSALQQSQSDADAYEDDLNEAINIQLDGEPSSCSC; this is encoded by the coding sequence atgtctagaaagaagaatattctCAAGGTGATCATTCTAGGTGATTCTGGTGTCGGGAAAACCTCTTTGATGCACCGTTATGTGAATGATAAGTACTCCCAACAATACAAAGCGACGATAGGTGCCGATTTTCTTACCAAGGAAGTGATTGTGAACGATGATAAGGTTGCAACGATGCAAGTATGGGACACTGCTGGACAGGAGAGATTCCAATCGCTCGGAGTAGCCTTTTATAGGGGTGCTGATTGTTGTGTATTGGTATACGATGTCACGAACGCAAAGTCTTTTGACAACATCAAGTCCTGGAGGGACGAGTTTTTGGTCCATGCCAATGTTTCCTCGCCAGAAACTTTCCCCTTTGTGATTTTAGCCAACAAGGTGGACGTAGAAGAGTCCAAAAAAGTGGTTTCATCGAGATCTGCTCAAGAGTTGGCAAAGTCGTTGGGCAACGTGCCCTTGTTCTTCACTAGTGCAAAGGACGCTATCAACGTCCAAGATGCATTTGAGGAAATTGCTCGCAGCGCATTACAGCAAAGTCAATCAGATGCAGATGCATACGAAGACGATTTGAATGAAGCAATCAACATCCAATTGGATGGAGAACCAAGCTCATGTAGCTGCTGA
- the PHO80 gene encoding Pho80p: MESTDKSNPQEDLGALQVIPLPEEYLRCSRTHLVILISRMLSFLIQINDSNNSGKETMELTRFHSKAAPSITVYQYLIRLTKYSSLEHSVLLSAVYYIDLLSAVYPQFTLNSLTVHRFLLTATTIASKGLCDAFCTNTHYSKVGGVQCSELNILENEFLERVKYRIIPRDENIENCKLEYKLGLNAFIPPKENSRRGSNDGFNVLQNYYKKIVQLVGDPTNSPDKTSNCFFKLAIPTPSKENRNSIHAGISMAPVTPSRSRLRNDSSIPPNMGERYVKDKTPTISTPNTVAFNKNTTNVSYSGEEEHGSDNENNNNIPISLPQKRNIKDDEPIQQHGVNSNFIPSTKKISSRFDS; encoded by the coding sequence ATGGAGTCTACAGATAAATCTAATCCGCAGGAGGATCTAGGAGCATTGCAGGTCATACCGCTACCTGAAGAGTATCTGCGATGCTCGAGAACACATCTTGTGATTTTGATATCGAGGATGCTTTCGTTTTTGATTCAGATCAACGACTCAAATAACAGCGGGAAGGAAACCATGGAATTGACCAGATTTCACTCAAAGGCTGCTCCATCGATAACAGTGTATCAGTACCTGATACGACTCACtaaatattcttctttggaacaCAGCGTTCTACTTTCAGCGGTATACTACATCGATTTGCTATCGGCCGTATATCCCCAGTTTACTTTGAACTCGCTCACAGTACATCGATTTTTACTTACTGCTACAACGATTGCTAGCAAAGGGTTATGTGATGCATTCTGTACAAACACACATTATTCGAAAGTGGGAGGTGTTCAGTGCAGTGAACTCAACATATTGGAAAACGAATTCTTGGAACGAGTCAAATACAGGATAATACCGAGAGATGAAAACATAGAGAATTGTAAACTAGAATACAAGTTAGGACTTAATGCTTTTATTCCTCCTAAAGAGAACTCAAGGAGAGGTTCCAATGATGGCTTTAACGTTTTACAGAATTATTACAAGAAGATTGTCCAGTTAGTTGGCGATCCTACAAACTCACCAGATAAAACTTCTaattgcttcttcaaactgGCAATCCCAACGCCTAGCAAAGAGAATAGAAACAGCATACATGCAGGTATTTCGATGGCCCCAGTTACTCCATCACGAAGTAGACTGCGTAACGATTCATCAATACCCCCAAATATGGGGGAGCGTTATGTTAAAGACAAAACACCCACTATATCAACCCCAAACACTGTGGCtttcaataaaaatacTACTAATGTTAGTTACTCAGGGGAAGAGGAGCATGGTTCagataatgaaaataataacaacatcCCCATAAGTCTTCCCCAGAAGAGAAACATTAAGGATGATGAACCTATACAACAGCATGGAGTAAATTCTAATTTTATCCCTTCTACCAAGAAAATTTCAAGTCGGTTTGATAGCTAG
- the RRP6 gene encoding exosome nuclease subunit RRP6 yields MTSNEQDALLSSLMQTVRSSSALAAQDIDFYRSLDSDVNSSLQDTSSKMLSLINEVLLSIDPNNDTIEEGKDEFLDSWKSISNIMDNLFEKSDHALDNIKNKTSNSATDSGFKYLNDDDRSNSNPSKRLAKPQLDFKIPVDNTELHPFKPLLKEKPNSLKPLELSLKMLPEEENIPAHYPNPYEYEIENQKYDDSILVPREPIPSRDWDNTTAIWVDTVEELTKMIEVLKKSKEIAIDLEHHDYRSYYGIVCLMQISDRENDWIVDTIALRDDLKVLNEIFTDPGVVKVLHGAFMDIIWLQRDLGLYIVGLFDTYHASRLLGFPKHSLAYLLERFANFKTSKKYQLADWRIRPLSKPMFAYARADTHFLLNIFDQLRNMLLEQNKMSEVLHESRKVAKRRFEYSSFRPKIGSQNVYSPIESAEPWRNLMFQYNIPPSKEQLLRKLYEWRDMIARRDDESPRYVMPNQLLVSLVAGTPTEPINVLSVSSYVSEHVRMNSKAIANLIKKTLEDMKQGTSGKKNPLSVPSISEEGDKDLSEILTISQIKSIQNMFNSVAKQINAGSSESNVDINVPSLLFNGVPNAEYNSAVVYTSKGKTVVTKDELSKRQKLITDTLEQEYTEKHTQSIQIPSLQTSETTETTTEHPSNEIEEQPEETQEQEDKDEIVTLRKRQAQNAKKRKAVELPSDSEIVDYTSGENLLVSNRKNTDHEKNKKRKFDPYSIENTGPKAIKKKAKPTKGKNVSFKR; encoded by the coding sequence ATGACAAGTAACGAGCAGGATGCTTTGCTTTCGTCGTTAATGCAAACTGTGAGGTCCTCCAGTGCTTTAGCTGCTCAGGATATTGATTTCTACAGAAGTCTTGATAGTGATGTAAACAGCTCACTACAAGATACCTCTTCTAAAATGCTATCCCTAATCAACGAAGTTTTACTGTCGATTGATCCCAACAATGATACTATAGAAGAGGGAAAAGATGAGTTCCTTGACTCCTGGAAGTCTATAAGTAATATCATGGATAACCTATTTGAAAAGTCTGACCATGCATTGgataatatcaaaaacaaaaccagCAACAGTGCTACAGATTCTGGTTTCAAATACctaaatgatgatgatcGTTCCAATTCCAATCCATCTAAGAGACTTGCGAAACCTCAACTTGATTTCAAGATACCTGTGGATAACACTGAGTTACATCCATTCAAACCTctattgaaagagaaaccaAATAGTCTTAAACCACTAGAGCTCTCCTTGAAAATGCtcccagaagaagagaatatTCCAGCACACTATCCAAATCCTTATGAATATGAGAtagaaaaccaaaaatatGATGATTCTATTCTTGTTCCACGAGAACCAATCCCATCAAGAGATTGGGATAACACAACCGCTATATGGGTCGATACTGTAGAAGAGCTCACTAAGATGATAGAAGTTTTAAAGAAGTCTAAAGAAATTGCTATTGATTTAGAACATCATGATTATCGTTCATATTACGGTATAGTATGTTTGATGCAGATTAGTGATAGAGAGAATGATTGGATTGTTGATACCATTGCTCTAAGAGATGACCTTAAGGTATTGAACGAAATTTTCACTGACCCTGGCGTAGTAAAAGTTCTACACGGTGCGTTCATGGATATTATATGGCTACAGCGTGACCTAGGATTATATATTGTTGGGCTATTTGATACATACCATGCTTCTCGTTTGTTAGGATTCCCTAAACATAGTTTGGCTTACCTATTGGAAAGATTTGCGAActtcaaaacatcaaaGAAGTACCAATTAGCAGACTGGAGAATTAGACCACTATCAAAACCCATGTTTGCATACGCTAGAGCAGATACTCATTTCCTTCtcaatatttttgatcAACTAAGAAATATGCTTCtggaacaaaacaaaatgtCAGAAGTTCTACACGAATCTAGGAAAGTGGCTAAAAGAAGATTTGAGTACAGTTCTTTTAGACCGAAAATTGGCTCTCAGAATGTTTACTCTCCGATCGAAAGTGCAGAGCCATGGAGAAATCTCATGTTCCAATATAACATTCCTCCATCAAAAGAACAACTTTTGCGTAAACTTTATGAGTGGAGAGACATGATTGCCAGAAGGGATGACGAATCACCACGTTATGTTATGCCAAACcaacttcttgtttcaCTAGTAGCTGGGACACCAACAGAGCCTATCAACGTACTATCAGTTAGTTCTTACGTGTCCGAGCACGTCAGAATGAATTCAAAGGCCATTGCCAACCTCATCAAGAAAACTTTGGAAGATATGAAACAAGGTACCagtggaaagaaaaacccaTTATCTGTTCCATCTATATCTGAAGAGGGCGACAAAGATTTAAGTGAAATTCTCACAATATCACAGATAAAATCGATACAGAATATGTTTAATTCTGTGGCGAAGCAAATAAATGCAGGAAGTTCAGAGTCTAACGTTGACATCAATGTTCCCTCATTACTATTCAATGGTGTCCCAAATGCGGAATATAATTCGGCTGTTGTTTACACTTCAAAGGGTAAAACTGTGGTGACAAAGGACGAGCTCTCAAAGCGTCAAAAACTAATTACAGATACATTAGAACAGGAATATACCGAAAAGCACACTCAAAGCATTCAAATACCGTCTCTCCAAACCTCTGAGACCACTGAAACGACAACTGAACATCCTTCTAATGAGATTGAAGAGCAGCCTGAAGAAActcaagaacaagaagataAGGATGAAATTGTTACGTTGAGGAAAAGACAAGCCCAGAATGcgaagaaaagaaaagccGTTGAGCTACCTTCTGATTCTGAAATCGTTGATTACACATCAGGCGAAAACCTCTTGGTTTcaaatagaaagaataCGGATCacgaaaagaacaagaaaagaaaattcgACCCGTATTCCATTGAAAACACTGGCCCTAAGgctatcaagaagaaggcaaaGCCAACCAAGGGTAAAAACGTATCATTCAAACGTTAA
- the IZH2 gene encoding PAQR-type receptor, whose translation MSARKRMSVTEETPLTENASGLKKKVVYERRLYSWDEIPEWQKDNEHILTGYVRETQSWRELFWSLFYLHNESVNIYTHLIPAVLCFLTIVFATNHIIYEYPTTSTVDYCVINLFFLGCATCLSMSSFFHCVKCHSLPVSVFGNKLDYLGIVVLISTSMISILFYGFYDNSMLFYSFAGLTSFFGVVCGYVSLKSKFRTREWRPYRAAMFVLFGISSILPIIAGFVVYGKDETWQRIQMTWVIWEGALYIFGAFLYGVRFPERISPGKFDIWGNSHQIFHVLVVVAALCHLRALLYSYDLTHQNMM comes from the coding sequence ATGAGCGCTAGAAAGAGGATGTCAGTGACTGAAGAAACGCCGTTAACAGAAAATGCATCAGGCctcaaaaagaaggtagTTTACGAACGAAGATTATACTCTTGGGATGAGATTCCAGAGTGGCAGAAAGATAATGAACACATCCTGACTGGATATGTGAGAGAAACACAGAGCTGGCGTGAGCTCTTTTGGTCTTTGTTTTATCTTCACAACGAGAGTGTAAATATCTACACGCACTTGATTCCAGCTGTTTTATGCTTTTTGACGATAGTTTTTGCAACAAATCATATTATCTATGAGTATCCAACTACATCTACGGTTGATTATTGTGTTAtcaatctctttttcttagGATGTGCTACCTGCTTGTCGATGAGCAGTTTTTTCCACTGTGTAAAGTGCCATTCATTACCAGTTTCAGTTTTCGGTAATAAACTCGATTATTTGGGGATCGTAGTTCTCATTTCAACTTCTATGATAAGTATTTTATTCTACGGGTTTTATGATAACAGTATGCTCTTTTATTCGTTTGCGGGACTTACATCATTTTTCGGAGTTGTTTGCGGATATGTATCTTTAAAGAGTAAGTTCAGAACAAGAGAGTGGAGGCCTTATAGAGCGGCAATGTTTGTACTCTTTGGGATTTCATCAATACTACCAATAATAGCTGGATTCGTAGTATACGGTAAAGATGAGACTTGGCAACGTATTCAAATGACATGGGTAATTTGGGAGGGAGCACTTTACATATTTGGTGCTTTCCTCTACGGAGTGCGGTTCCCAGAAAGGATTTCACCCGGGAAGTTCGATATATGGGGCAATTCtcatcaaatatttcatgTTCTAGTGGTAGTAGCAGCTTTATGTCATTTAAGGGCTTTGTTGTACTCCTATGACCTAACTCATCAGAATATGATGtaa
- the RIT1 gene encoding tRNA A64-2'-O-ribosylphosphate transferase, giving the protein MNKDVLQDFKEINKSLRKEDKSLRNRLQSIIFDNQFLERQVFPTFNYPIIPNERCGLWYCNPSKYENTSYFKSTDGHVNQWDFSTRRLNFHLLPIIGREGGVIVLDSTRRGKKIPDALSKTVPIWCAVLNYLILEDEGKTWPFEEKILFVPPNTVPASEHDMILSKIPALVEKLKKIDIINAKKLKESLNMSNPKRKLLRPLWVYPGSSLLQMNHDMFTGEELTDNQWLPPDDIIPIILCTVSYQCQDGTDKRHGFTYVQGAADDHELWAADLTPQLFWENIDTLGDITKSDQELTEIYNDIISKKSQHNINNDTKDFNKLIQTDSITDDLRLGVLSSEISFSEDVVNILKQRYRMSIICDEKTFKEVENIELPDNVHIYPLSSGSKKSSRDLRTHLISINALLKRSLATTNPKLPVLIACNNGKDMSVSVLIVALCLYYNLQWELQPQDSVNKTIIKKHLAKIIDSLHGKNVNPSRATLNSVNSFLM; this is encoded by the coding sequence ATGAATAAAGATGTGCTTCAAGATTTCAAGGAAATCAACAAATCATTGAGGAAGGAAGATAAGTCATTAAGGAACCGTTTACAAAGTATCATATTTGATAATCAATTTTTAGAGAGACAAGTTTTTCCAACATTCAATTATCCAATTATTCCAAACGAAAGATGTGGTCTATGGTATTGCAATCCGTCCAAGTATGAGAATACTAGCTATTTCAAATCAACAGATGGCCATGTAAATCAGTGGGACTTCAGTACTAGGAGACTAAATTTTCATTTACTTCCAATAATTGGAAGAGAAGGTGGTGTAATCGTTCTTGATAGCACAAGAAGAGGCAAAAAGATACCCGATGCCCTCTCAAAGACAGTACCTATTTGGTGCGCTGTATTGAACTACCTTATTTTAGAAGATGAAGGTAAAACATGgccatttgaagaaaaaattcTCTTCGTACCGCCAAACACAGTTCCTGCATCCGAACATGATATGATATTGTCTAAAATACCGGCACTTGTTGAgaagttaaagaaaatcGATATCATTAATGCAAAGAAGTTAAAGGAATCTTTAAACATGTCAAATCCGAAGCGAAAATTGCTAAGGCCTTTGTGGGTGTATCCAGGCTCCTCATTGTTACAAATGAACCATGATATGTTTACTGGTGAAGAATTGACGGATAATCAATGGCTTCCACCTGATGATATTATACCAATTATTTTGTGTACTGTCAGCTACCAGTGTCAAGATGGTACAGACAAAAGACATGGGTTCACATATGTCCAAGGCGCAGCTGATGATCATGAATTATGGGCTGCAGATCTAACTCCACAATTATTCTGGGAAAATATAGACACGCTGGGCGATATTACAAAATCAGACCAAGAACTTACTGAAATATACAATGACATCATCTCAAAGAAGTCACAACATAACATTAATAATGATACAAAGGACTTCAATAAATTGATCCAAACGGATTCCATTACAGACGATCTAAGACTAGGGGTATTATCATCGgagatttctttttctgagGATGTCGTTAACATTTTAAAGCAGAGGTATCGCATGTCAATTATTTGTGATGAAAAGACATTTAAGGAAGTGGAAAATATTGAGCTTCCTGATAATGTGCATATCTATCCTTTGTCTAGCGGATCCAAAAAGTCTTCTAGGGACTTGAGAACACAtttaatttcaataaatgCACTTTTAAAAAGATCGCTCGCCACCACAAACCCCAAATTACCTGTATTGATCGCTTGTAATAATGGCAAAGATATGTCAGTTTCAGTTTTAATCGTCGCGCTCTGTCTCTATTACAATTTACAATGGGAACTACAGCCCCAAGACAGCGTAAATAAGACTATCATCAAGAAACATTTAGCTAAAATTATCGACTCTTTACATGGAAAAAATGTTAATCCTTCAAGAGCAACATTGAATAGTGTTAATTCATTTCTTATGTAG
- the AEP2 gene encoding Aep2p, with protein sequence MLRNSASRYPITRCSSLKTVVNSRPFSASTSVSSPLKTTTLDDSLETFVSAFPVETVSEPNRYVNNNNNTLTSNGPISVLKYLQQQTNLNPREAATLLEFSTENFTAEDYSTFVNRLFDLYKKGDRRLKSLRTWNSLYHIYRVFIVNNIGLQGLNAMMLHDMNEFIKILMDLGDLPSARGVFQLILKNSENGEIPNDTEIINTFLRLYCGALNNKWRDESTKTRAFYQHLILSVSKSESNSVYYPTIGVPQFQSLLRKLLEQPEYATLRNTEMDSLIIKALGHHKEVSFLKKYLTLLYGVGENGKTIAVDASSHRLTPDSKLLSSILIAFAHNKELGSGIRVVEELLSKNPDIALDAYFWRTLMKCSIRSWNKLKDKQGTLPTKAWNMMKSYYTSRGKPVPFDRKTMLLRFYFVKSTKNSAAAMDDVKQVFQTIFYKTEKNTFMVERVALYQYQKFILKDLVECSENSKCIDFINEWKIDHENGVYLENYFKELTEAKANEDSDANKLNDGDDDDFNFPMLGTNIL encoded by the coding sequence ATGCTTAGAAACTCAGCATCACGATACCCAATTACGAGATGCTCCTCTTTAAAAACTGTTGTCAACAGCAGGCCGTTCTCTGCTTCTACATCGGTTTCATCACCGCTTAAGACAACTACATTGGATGATTCTCTGGAAACATTCGTTTCAGCATTTCCAGTCGAAACGGTTTCGGAACCCAATAGATATGtgaataataataataatacactTACATCTAATGGACCAATAAGTGTATTGAAATATCTACAACAGCAGACTAATTTGAACCCCAGGGAAGCAGCTACTTTATTAGAATTTTCAACTGAGAACTTCACTGCTGAAGACTACTCTACATTTGTCAACCGTCTATTTGACCTATACAAGAAAGGCGATCGGAGATTAAAATCTTTAAGAACTTGGAATTCATTATACCATATTTATCGTGTGTTCATTGTGAATAATATTGGTTTGCAGGGACTAAATGCTATGATGCTTCACGATATGAATGAGTTTATCAAAATTTTAATGGACTTGGGGGACTTGCCATCCGCTAGAGGTGTATTtcaattgatattgaagaattcaGAGAACGGAGAGATACCAAATGATACAGAAATAATAAACACCTTTCTAAGATTATACTGTGGTGCTTTGAATAATAAATGGAGGGACGAGTCAACCAAAACACGCGCCTTCTATCAGCATCTCATATTATCAGTCTCGAAATCAGAATCTAATTCAGTATATTATCCAACAATCGGTGTACCTCAGTTTCAGTCTCTTTTAAGAAAGTTGCTAGAACAACCAGAGTACGCGACATTAAGAAATACCGAAATGGATTCCTTAATTATAAAAGCATTAGGACACCATAAGGAGGtgtctttcttgaaaaaatacTTAACACTACTTTATGGTGTGGGGGAAAATGGTAAAACAATTGCGGTAGATGCATCCTCCCACAGACTCACTCCAGACTCAAAACTTCTAAGTTCCATACTGATAGCTTTTGCACATAACAAAGAGCTTGGATCAGGAATAcgtgttgttgaagaattatTATCCAAAAATCCTGATATAGCTTTAGATGCGTACTTTTGGAGAACCCTAATGAAGTGCAGTATACGAAGTTGGAATAAACTGAAAGATAAACAGGGTACGTTACCGACCAAGGCCTGGAACATGATGAAAAGCTACTACACGTCTAGAGGGAAACCAGTCCCCTTTGATAGAAAGACTATGTTGCTCAGATTTTACTTCGTAAAGAGCACCAAAAATTCTGCAGCTGCAATGGACGATGTGAAGCAAGTCTTCCAAACCATTTTCTATAAAACCGAAAAGAATACTTTTATGGTAGAAAGAGTTGCCCTTTATCAATACCAGAAATTTATCTTAAAGGACCTAGTGGAGTGTTCAGAGAATTCCAAATGCATTGATTTCATAAACGAATGGAAGATTGATCATGAGAATGGCGTTTACCTCGAAAATTACTTTAAGGAACTTACCGAAGCTAAAGCGAACGAAGATTCAGATGCCAATAAACTaaatgatggtgatgacGACGACTTCAACTTCCCCATGCTAGGAACAAATATTCTATAA
- the GPI12 gene encoding N-acetylglucosaminylphosphatidylinositol deacetylase has product MVWFLRGLNKLLLWYIGFLVLYGSLTRTIQGHNKWYLEELVPKRVAESLSSVTLVVAHPDDEVMFFSPTLAQFNEYLPLNVPVNVVCMTSGDADGLGHIRRQELVKSLEVLFHGREFSSHVLDFEDGMEVSWDSGKVSEELARYIKDSNPLLVSFDEFGVSGHVNHISCAKAVQDMPHKHKLFLRSDQPIYVKYSAFVTGLFKLLMNKYKQDYERPRFFMSTLPQYFLSVSAMSMGHASQMVWFRVGWWLFSRFCFINELVGSLN; this is encoded by the coding sequence ATGGTGTGGTTTTTACGTGGATTGAAtaagcttcttctttggtatATTGGATTTTTAGTGCTTTATGGTAGCTTGACGAGGACGATTCAAGGCCATAATAAATGGTACCTGGAAGAATTGGTCCCCAAGCGAGTTGCTGAGTCATTGAGCTCTGTTACTTTGGTTGTGGCACATCCGGATGATGAGGTGATGTTTTTCAGTCCAACTTTGGCTCAATTTAACGAGTATTTGCCCTTAAATGTGCCGGTGAACGTGGTTTGCATGACATCCGGGGATGCAGATGGGCTTGGGCACATTAGAAGACAAGAATTGGTGAAGTCTTTGGAGGTTCTGTTTCATGGGAGGGAGTTCTCTAGCCATGTTTTGGACTTTGAGGATGGTATGGAGGTTTCGTGGGACTCTGGAAAAGTGAGCGAAGAGTTAGCTAGGTACATCAAGGACTCGAACCCACTGCTGGTGAGTTTTGACGAGTTTGGTGTTTCAGGACATGTGAACCATATATCGTGTGCGAAAGCTGTTCAAGATATGCCTCACAAGCATAAGTTATTCTTACGGAGCGACCAGCCTATATATGTAAAGTACTCTGCATTTGTGACGGGATTATTCAAGCTATTGATGAACAAGTACAAGCAGGATTATGAGAGGCCACGTTTTTTCATGTCGACGTTGCCTCAGTACTTTTTGTCTGTTAGTGCGATGTCCATGGGGCATGCGTCGCAGATGGTGTGGTTCAGGGTCGGTTGGTGGTTGTTTAGCaggttttgttttatcAACGAGCTAGTTGGCTCGTTAAATTAG